A region of Jaculus jaculus isolate mJacJac1 chromosome 16, mJacJac1.mat.Y.cur, whole genome shotgun sequence DNA encodes the following proteins:
- the LOC101596178 gene encoding probable G-protein coupled receptor 141: protein MAGYNSSGNSSCDPIFTPHLARLYFVVLIGGLAGVISILFLLVKMNSRSVTTMAVINLVVVHGVFLLTVPFRLTYLIKKTWTFGLPFCKFVSAMLHIHMYLTFLFYVVILVIRYLIFFKRKDKVEFYRKLHAIAASTAMWLSVIVIVVPLVVSQYGSHGDYNEQHCFKFHTELAREYVQVINYMIVAAVIMTAVFLLVFQAFIIVSMVRKLRHSLLSHQEFWAQLKNLFFIGIILICFLPYQFFRIYYLYVVAHSKDCNHNIAFYNEIFLSITAISCYDLLIFVLGGSHWFKQKIIDLWNCLLCR from the coding sequence ATGGCTGGTTACAATTCCTCTGGGAATTCCTCTTGTGATCCTATATTTACACCCCACTTAGCCAGGCTCTACTTTGTAGTGCTTATTGGTGGACTAGCAGGCGTCATCTCCATCCTGTTCCTGCTGGTGAAAATGAACTCTCGCTCTGTGACCACCATGGCAGTAATTAACCTGGTGGTGGTCCATGGAGTCTTTCTGCTCACAGTACCTTTCCGTTTAACATATCTCATCAAGAAGACTTGGACATTTGGGCTACCCTTCTGCAAGTTTGTGAGTGCCAtgctacatatacatatgtacctCACCTTCCTCTTCTATGTGGTGATCCTGGTCATCAGGTACCTCATCTTCTTCAAGCGCAAGGACAAGGTGGAATTTTACAGAAAACTGCACGCCATTGCGGCCAGTACTGCCATGTGGCTTTCAGTGATTGTCATTGTGGTGCCCCTTGTGGTTTCTCAGTATGGAAGTCATGGGGATTACAATGAACAACATTGCTTTAAATTCCATACAGAACTTGCCCGTGAGTATGTGCAAGTCATCAACTACATGATAGTTGCTGCTGTTATCATGACCGCTGTATTCCTCCTGGTCTTTCAGGCTTTCATCATTGTATCAATGGTACGGAAGCTACGCCACTCCTTACTCTCCCACCAGGAGTTCTGGGCTCAACTGAAAAACTTGTTTTTTATAGGCATCATCCTTATATGTTTCCTCCCTTACCAGTTCTTCAGGATTTATTACTTGTATGTTGTGGCACATTCCAAGGATTGTAACCACAACATTGCATTTTACAATGAAATCTTTCTGAGCATAACAGCAATTAGCTGCTATGATCTACTGATCTTTGTTTTGGGGGGTAGCCATTGGTTTAAACAAAAGATAATTGACCTATGGAATTGTCTTTTGTGTCGTTAG